Proteins encoded by one window of Collimonas fungivorans:
- a CDS encoding L-threonylcarbamoyladenylate synthase, which produces MSQFFQIHPDNPQLRLIKQAVQIIQSGGIVALPTDCCYALVCQLDNKDAVERVRRIRGVDDKHHLTMLCRDLSEISLYAKVDNRQFRLLKSATPGAYTFILEATKEVPRRLSHPARKTIGLRVPQHSIVNAVLEELGQPLIGTTLILPGEGHALTDPEEVRGQLEKQIELVIDGGACSLEPTTVIDLTSDEPELIRQGRGDAGLFGL; this is translated from the coding sequence ATGAGCCAGTTTTTCCAGATCCATCCGGATAATCCGCAGCTGCGCCTGATCAAGCAGGCAGTGCAGATCATCCAGTCCGGCGGCATCGTCGCCTTGCCGACCGATTGCTGTTATGCGCTGGTCTGCCAGCTCGACAACAAGGATGCGGTAGAGCGCGTAAGGCGTATCCGCGGTGTCGACGACAAGCATCACCTGACGATGCTGTGCCGCGACCTGAGCGAGATTTCGCTGTACGCCAAGGTCGACAACCGCCAGTTCCGCCTGTTGAAAAGCGCAACCCCGGGCGCGTACACGTTCATCCTGGAAGCGACCAAGGAAGTGCCGCGCCGCCTGAGCCATCCGGCGCGCAAGACCATCGGCCTGCGCGTGCCGCAGCACAGCATCGTCAACGCCGTGCTGGAAGAGCTGGGGCAGCCGCTGATCGGCACTACACTTATCTTGCCTGGCGAGGGCCATGCCCTGACCGATCCGGAAGAGGTGCGCGGCCAGCTGGAAAAGCAGATCGAACTGGTGATCGACGGCGGCGCCTGCAGCCTGGAGCCGACCACGGTGATCGATCTCACCAGCGATGAACCGGAGCTGATACGCCAGGGGCGCGGCGACGCCGGCTTGTTTGGCTTGTGA
- a CDS encoding site-2 protease family protein, translating to MNDLIQTVAVYALPVLFAITLHEAAHAYAAKYFGDSTAAMLGRMSLNPIKHIDPFGTILIPILLYFSTGGAFLFGYAKPVPINFGQLRKPKRDMAWVALAGPAANFVMALIWLLVLIALAAFQVQEDFFALMARAGILTNLVMFAFNLFPIPPLDGGRILTSLLPNKYAYKFAQIEPYGFFIVMGLVLLKVLYFWMTPVMAIARTVLQWIVSPLLFLLN from the coding sequence ATGAATGATCTTATCCAAACCGTCGCCGTGTATGCCTTGCCCGTGCTGTTCGCGATTACGCTGCATGAAGCCGCGCACGCCTACGCCGCCAAGTATTTCGGCGATTCGACCGCTGCCATGCTGGGACGCATGAGCCTCAATCCGATCAAGCACATCGACCCTTTCGGCACTATCCTGATTCCGATACTGCTGTATTTTTCCACCGGCGGCGCCTTCCTGTTCGGCTACGCCAAGCCGGTGCCGATCAATTTCGGCCAGCTGCGCAAACCCAAGCGCGACATGGCCTGGGTGGCGCTGGCGGGGCCGGCGGCGAATTTCGTGATGGCGCTGATCTGGCTGCTGGTGCTGATCGCCTTGGCGGCGTTCCAGGTGCAGGAAGATTTCTTCGCCTTGATGGCGCGCGCCGGCATCCTGACCAACCTGGTGATGTTCGCCTTCAACCTGTTTCCGATCCCGCCGCTGGATGGCGGCCGCATCCTGACCAGTTTGCTGCCCAACAAATACGCCTATAAATTTGCCCAGATCGAGCCTTACGGCTTTTTCATCGTGATGGGCCTGGTGCTGTTGAAAGTACTATATTTCTGGATGACGCCGGTCATGGCGATTGCCCGTACTGTCCTGCAATGGATAGTGTCGCCGCTGTTATTCTTGTTAAACTGA
- a CDS encoding tryptophan--tRNA ligase gives MYPDRVVSGMRPTGALHLGHYHGALKNWVRLQSELPCLFFVADWHALTTHYDDPSLIETSTWDMLIDWLAAGVDPSQATLFIQSKVPEHAELHLLLSMATPLGWLERVPTYKDQQEKLADRDLATYGFLGYPLLQAADVLIYRASQVPVGDDQVPHIEMMREIARRFNHLYGKEKGFEEKAQEAVKKLGSKRAKLYNELRTEFQQQGSEDALGQAKAMLDDAQNLSMIDRERLFGFLEGSRKLILSEPQALLTEASRLPGLDGQKMSKSYGNAIALREDKDVLSKKVRTMPTDPARVRRTDPGDPDKCPVWQFHVVYSDDATRQWVGKGCRSAGIGCLECKQPVIDAIVKEQEPMHERAQQYLDDPSLVRAIVADGCDHARKLAQDTMRDVREAMGLSYS, from the coding sequence ATGTATCCTGACCGTGTTGTCTCTGGCATGCGCCCAACCGGCGCCTTGCATCTTGGCCACTACCACGGCGCCCTGAAAAATTGGGTAAGGCTGCAATCCGAATTGCCTTGCCTGTTTTTTGTCGCCGACTGGCATGCGCTGACCACGCATTACGACGATCCGAGCCTGATCGAAACCAGTACCTGGGACATGCTGATCGACTGGCTGGCGGCAGGGGTCGATCCCTCGCAGGCGACTCTGTTCATCCAGTCCAAGGTGCCGGAGCATGCCGAACTGCACCTGCTGTTGTCGATGGCGACGCCGCTCGGCTGGCTGGAGCGGGTGCCGACCTACAAGGACCAGCAGGAAAAGCTGGCCGACCGCGACCTGGCGACCTACGGTTTCCTCGGTTATCCGCTGCTGCAGGCGGCCGACGTCCTGATCTACCGCGCCAGCCAGGTGCCGGTGGGCGACGACCAGGTGCCGCATATCGAAATGATGCGCGAAATCGCGCGCCGTTTTAACCATTTGTACGGCAAGGAAAAGGGTTTTGAAGAGAAAGCCCAGGAAGCCGTCAAGAAGCTCGGCAGCAAACGCGCCAAGCTCTACAACGAACTGCGCACCGAATTTCAGCAGCAGGGCAGCGAAGATGCGCTGGGACAGGCCAAAGCCATGCTGGACGACGCCCAGAACCTGTCGATGATCGACCGTGAACGCCTGTTCGGTTTCCTGGAAGGCAGCCGCAAGCTGATCCTGTCGGAGCCGCAGGCGTTGCTGACCGAAGCCTCGCGTTTGCCGGGGCTGGACGGGCAGAAAATGTCCAAGAGTTATGGCAATGCCATCGCCCTGCGCGAAGACAAGGATGTGCTCAGCAAGAAGGTGCGCACCATGCCGACCGATCCGGCGCGGGTGCGCCGCACCGATCCCGGCGATCCCGACAAATGCCCGGTGTGGCAATTCCATGTGGTGTACTCCGACGACGCTACCCGGCAATGGGTAGGCAAGGGCTGCCGCAGCGCAGGTATCGGCTGCCTCGAATGCAAGCAGCCGGTGATCGACGCCATCGTCAAGGAGCAGGAGCCGATGCACGAGCGCGCCCAGCAATACCTGGACGATCCTTCGCTGGTGCGGGCGATCGTGGCGGACGGCTGCGATCATGCGCGCAAGCTGGCGCAGGATACGATGCGCGACGTGCGCGAAGCGATGGGGCTGAGCTATAGCTGA
- a CDS encoding class I SAM-dependent methyltransferase — protein sequence MAINPVSPWVSRFGGLIPAAAGPVLDLACGNGRHAMWLAQRGLEVLAVDRNPELLAEVAASGIATLQIDLETGPSEPLSALFQPQRFSAVVATNYLHRPLFPLILSSVAPHGILLYETFAAGNEQFGKPSSPDFLLQPGELLALLAADSASRWHVLAFEDGFVEGPKPAMVQRICAVKQAGGLAPALRIG from the coding sequence GTGGCGATAAATCCGGTTTCTCCCTGGGTCAGCCGCTTCGGCGGCCTGATACCGGCCGCAGCCGGTCCTGTGCTGGACCTGGCTTGCGGCAACGGCCGCCATGCCATGTGGCTGGCGCAGCGCGGGCTGGAGGTGCTGGCGGTCGACCGCAACCCTGAACTGCTGGCGGAGGTAGCAGCGTCCGGCATAGCGACGCTGCAGATCGACCTCGAGACTGGCCCCTCGGAGCCGTTGTCGGCCTTGTTCCAGCCGCAGCGCTTCAGCGCCGTGGTGGCGACCAACTACCTGCACCGACCCCTGTTTCCCCTGATATTGTCTAGCGTGGCGCCACATGGCATCCTGCTATATGAAACGTTTGCCGCCGGCAATGAGCAATTTGGCAAGCCGTCCAGCCCCGATTTCCTGCTCCAGCCCGGCGAATTGCTGGCCCTGCTGGCGGCCGACAGCGCCAGCCGCTGGCATGTGCTGGCTTTCGAGGACGGGTTCGTGGAAGGGCCGAAACCGGCCATGGTGCAGCGCATCTGCGCCGTCAAGCAGGCCGGCGGCCTGGCGCCAGCCCTGCGGATTGGGTGA
- the dapA gene encoding 4-hydroxy-tetrahydrodipicolinate synthase — translation MIKGSIVAIVTPMHTDGSLDLPGLRKLIDWHIAEGTDAIVIVGTSGESPTVTVEEHCALIKLAVDHAAKRIPIIAGSGGNSTAEAIQLTRFAKEAGADASLQVVPYYNRPTQEGMYQHFKKIAESVDLPIILYNVPGRTVADMSNETILRLAQVPGIIGVKDATGNIGRGSDLIRLAPPEFAVYSGDDATAMALMFCGGKGNISVTANVAPRDMHLLCVAAMDGNVAEAVKLNNKLLPLHNKLFVEPNPLPVKWALTEMGMMSDGIRLPLVPLAAEYHATVRAALRESGVLQ, via the coding sequence ATGATCAAGGGCAGCATTGTTGCAATCGTTACTCCCATGCATACCGACGGCAGCCTCGACTTGCCAGGTTTGCGCAAGCTGATCGACTGGCACATCGCGGAAGGGACCGACGCCATCGTTATCGTCGGCACTTCCGGCGAATCGCCGACAGTCACGGTGGAAGAGCACTGTGCCCTGATCAAGCTGGCGGTCGACCATGCCGCCAAACGGATTCCCATCATCGCCGGCAGCGGCGGCAATTCCACCGCGGAAGCGATCCAGCTGACCCGTTTCGCCAAGGAAGCCGGCGCCGACGCTTCGCTGCAGGTGGTGCCTTACTACAACCGGCCGACGCAAGAAGGCATGTACCAGCATTTCAAGAAGATCGCCGAATCGGTCGACTTGCCTATCATCCTGTACAACGTGCCGGGCCGCACCGTGGCCGACATGAGCAACGAGACTATCCTGCGCCTGGCGCAGGTGCCGGGAATCATCGGCGTCAAGGATGCCACTGGCAATATCGGCCGCGGTTCCGACCTGATCCGCCTGGCGCCGCCTGAATTCGCCGTCTATTCCGGCGACGATGCGACCGCCATGGCGCTGATGTTCTGCGGCGGCAAGGGTAATATTTCGGTGACCGCCAACGTCGCTCCGCGCGACATGCACCTGCTGTGCGTCGCTGCCATGGACGGCAATGTCGCCGAAGCTGTCAAACTGAACAACAAACTTTTACCGCTGCATAATAAATTATTTGTTGAGCCGAATCCTTTGCCTGTGAAATGGGCTCTCACAGAGATGGGCATGATGTCCGACGGAATCCGTCTGCCATTGGTGCCGCTGGCCGCCGAGTACCATGCAACGGTGCGGGCGGCGCTGCGTGAATCGGGTGTATTACAATAA
- the bamC gene encoding outer membrane protein assembly factor BamC codes for MTIRKNISSTQISLTQRGVVIALALAGLAGCSSIGSVLEPDRIDYKSAGKVTAPKLDIPPDLTQLQRENRYAIPESNAGTATASGYNLEQGVTRPAEAAAAVAPNAAPDMHIERDGSQRWLVVKATPDSLWPKVKDFWQDSGFLINVENPETGVMETDWAENRAKIPQDFVRNTLGKVFDSLYSTGERDKFRTRLERGPNGTTEIYISHRGAEEVLSGAQKESSIWTARAPDPQLEAEFLARLMGRLGNDEVKAKAAVANAPSLQARSKLVKNAAGDYVQVDEGFDRAWRRVGLALDRVGFTVEDRDRTQGLYFVRYVDQDADAKDKKSDKGFFARMFSSSDSDKAKNAASYRILVKGSDTGSQVAVLNKEGKPELSKTSDKILALLNEQLK; via the coding sequence ATGACTATTCGCAAGAACATTTCATCGACTCAAATCAGTCTCACACAACGTGGCGTTGTCATCGCTTTGGCGCTCGCCGGTCTGGCAGGATGTTCGTCGATCGGGTCGGTGCTTGAGCCGGATCGCATCGATTACAAAAGCGCAGGCAAGGTGACGGCGCCGAAACTGGATATCCCGCCTGACCTGACCCAGTTGCAGCGCGAGAATCGTTATGCGATTCCCGAATCGAACGCAGGCACCGCCACCGCTTCCGGCTACAACCTGGAGCAGGGCGTGACACGCCCGGCCGAAGCTGCCGCCGCAGTCGCGCCGAACGCCGCGCCGGACATGCATATCGAACGCGACGGTTCGCAGCGCTGGCTGGTGGTGAAGGCCACCCCTGACAGCCTGTGGCCTAAGGTCAAGGATTTCTGGCAAGACTCGGGTTTCCTGATCAATGTCGAAAATCCGGAAACCGGCGTGATGGAAACCGACTGGGCGGAGAACCGCGCCAAGATCCCGCAGGATTTCGTGCGCAACACGCTGGGCAAGGTCTTCGATTCCCTGTATTCGACCGGCGAACGCGACAAGTTCCGCACCCGCCTGGAACGCGGACCTAACGGCACCACCGAAATCTACATCAGCCACCGCGGCGCGGAAGAAGTGCTGTCCGGCGCGCAGAAGGAATCGAGCATCTGGACTGCCCGCGCTCCCGATCCGCAGCTGGAAGCAGAATTCCTGGCGCGCCTGATGGGCCGCCTGGGCAATGACGAAGTGAAGGCCAAGGCTGCTGTCGCCAATGCGCCATCGCTGCAAGCACGTTCGAAGCTGGTCAAGAATGCCGCCGGCGATTACGTGCAAGTTGACGAAGGTTTCGACCGCGCATGGCGCCGTGTTGGCCTGGCGCTGGACCGCGTCGGCTTCACGGTGGAAGACCGCGACCGCACGCAAGGCCTGTACTTCGTGCGCTACGTCGACCAGGACGCGGACGCCAAGGACAAGAAATCGGACAAGGGCTTCTTCGCCAGGATGTTCAGCAGCTCGGATAGCGACAAGGCAAAGAATGCGGCCAGCTACCGCATCCTGGTCAAAGGTTCCGACACCGGCAGCCAGGTCGCAGTGCTGAACAAGGAAGGCAAGCCCGAATTGTCGAAAACATCCGACAAGATCCTGGCCCTCTTGAACGAACAGCTGAAGTAA
- a CDS encoding MBL fold metallo-hydrolase, whose amino-acid sequence MKFASLGSGSEGNALLISATSGSAVTNVMLDCGFGIRETERRLARLGLDGAALSAIIVTHEHQDHIGGVFKFARRHRLPVWLTYGTYQALRQDSTADVAVRFCRDGDAFAVGDLQLIPYTVPHDAREPVQYVATDGDRRLGVLTDAGKLTEHLVQALGGSDALVLECNHDRQMLRDSAYPPSLKRRIGGEYGHLSNEAAREILAALDQSRLRKVVGAHLSARNNLPELAYAALCGARCSESVEVTIACQEEGFGWIEM is encoded by the coding sequence TTGAAATTCGCAAGTCTGGGTAGCGGCAGCGAAGGCAACGCGTTGCTGATTTCAGCAACGTCAGGCAGCGCCGTCACCAACGTGATGCTTGACTGCGGCTTCGGCATCCGGGAAACCGAACGCCGCCTGGCCCGCCTGGGCCTGGATGGCGCCGCACTCTCCGCAATTATCGTCACCCACGAACACCAGGACCATATCGGCGGCGTTTTTAAGTTCGCTCGCCGCCATCGTTTGCCTGTGTGGCTCACCTACGGTACTTACCAGGCCTTGCGCCAGGACAGCACGGCCGATGTCGCGGTCCGTTTTTGCCGTGACGGCGATGCCTTCGCCGTCGGCGATCTGCAATTGATTCCCTATACGGTCCCGCATGATGCGCGTGAGCCGGTCCAGTACGTCGCCACCGACGGCGATCGCCGGCTGGGCGTGCTGACCGATGCTGGCAAGCTGACCGAGCACCTGGTGCAAGCGCTGGGCGGCAGCGATGCGCTGGTGCTGGAATGCAATCACGACAGGCAGATGCTGAGGGATTCGGCGTATCCGCCGTCGCTCAAGCGCCGCATAGGCGGCGAATACGGCCATCTGTCGAACGAGGCGGCGCGTGAAATCCTGGCGGCGCTGGATCAGTCGCGTTTGCGCAAGGTGGTTGGGGCGCACTTGAGTGCACGCAACAATTTGCCTGAGCTGGCGTATGCAGCGCTGTGCGGCGCCCGCTGCAGCGAATCGGTGGAGGTGACGATAGCGTGCCAGGAAGAAGGCTTTGGCTGGATCGAGATGTAA
- a CDS encoding cupin domain-containing protein produces the protein MKNSTLLGGLSPARFLRDYWHKKPLLIRQALPGFIPLLSPDALFELARRDDVESRLVTHFKQQWQVSNGPAPELPSTAQKDWTLLVQGVNLHDDGADALLRQFRFIPDARLDDLMISYATDNGGVGPHFDSYDVFLLQAHGQRRWKIGATQDLTLVEGSALKILKNFEPEQEFVLEPGDMLYLPPQYAHDGTAIGECMTYSIGFRAPPFQELGEAFLQFMADSIDLPGRYADPDLQASKHPAEIGTGMLAQISDELNKVRFTEDDIAIFVGEYLSEPKASVFFESPPRPLTLARFTVSLHKRGVALSRKTQMLYRGKHVFINGESFAAGRADKASLTLLADQRRLDSEDAAKVSTDVLEALHTWYEDGWITLG, from the coding sequence ATGAAAAATTCAACACTCCTGGGCGGCCTGTCGCCCGCGCGATTCTTACGCGATTACTGGCACAAAAAACCCCTGCTGATCCGCCAGGCTTTGCCTGGCTTCATTCCCCTGCTGTCGCCCGACGCCCTGTTTGAACTGGCCCGGCGCGACGACGTCGAATCGCGCCTGGTGACCCATTTCAAGCAGCAATGGCAAGTCAGCAACGGCCCGGCCCCGGAACTGCCGAGCACGGCGCAGAAAGACTGGACCCTGCTGGTGCAAGGCGTCAACCTGCACGACGACGGCGCCGACGCCCTGCTGCGCCAGTTCCGCTTCATCCCCGATGCACGGCTGGATGACCTGATGATCAGCTATGCCACCGATAACGGCGGCGTCGGTCCGCACTTTGACTCCTACGATGTGTTTTTGTTGCAGGCCCACGGCCAGCGGCGCTGGAAAATCGGCGCTACCCAGGACCTGACCCTGGTCGAAGGCAGCGCGCTGAAGATACTCAAGAACTTCGAACCGGAGCAGGAATTTGTCCTGGAACCGGGCGACATGCTCTACCTGCCGCCACAATACGCCCACGACGGCACCGCAATCGGCGAATGCATGACGTATTCGATCGGCTTCCGCGCGCCGCCGTTCCAGGAGCTGGGCGAAGCTTTCCTGCAGTTCATGGCCGATTCGATCGACCTGCCGGGGCGCTATGCCGACCCGGACCTGCAAGCCAGCAAGCATCCGGCTGAAATCGGCACCGGCATGCTGGCGCAAATCTCGGACGAGCTCAACAAGGTACGCTTCACAGAAGACGATATCGCCATTTTCGTCGGCGAGTATTTGTCCGAACCCAAGGCCAGCGTGTTTTTCGAATCGCCGCCACGGCCCCTGACCCTGGCGCGCTTTACCGTGTCACTACACAAGCGTGGCGTGGCGCTGTCGCGCAAGACCCAGATGCTGTATCGCGGCAAGCATGTATTCATCAATGGCGAATCGTTTGCTGCCGGCCGCGCCGACAAAGCTTCGTTGACATTGCTGGCTGACCAGCGCCGGCTCGATAGCGAAGACGCCGCCAAGGTTTCCACCGATGTGCTGGAGGCGCTCCATACCTGGTACGAAGACGGCTGGATTACGCTCGGCTGA
- a CDS encoding FKBP-type peptidyl-prolyl cis-trans isomerase, producing MKIAKNTVVTVRYKLSDAQGNLIEESSEPMVYLHGGYENTLPKIEEALDGKEVGYQTELQVEPDDAFGEYDSNLVKIEPRNRLPTPLEVGMQFEGTPDNEDEEEQALIFTVTDIADDKVVLDGNHPLAGIALRFDLSVTEVRAASEEEIAHQHVHGAHGHDHDDHDDDGADDHFRSHPIH from the coding sequence ATGAAGATTGCCAAAAATACGGTAGTGACTGTACGCTACAAATTGTCAGATGCCCAAGGCAATCTGATCGAAGAAAGCAGCGAACCGATGGTGTATTTGCACGGCGGTTACGAAAACACGCTGCCGAAAATCGAAGAAGCACTGGATGGCAAGGAAGTCGGCTATCAGACCGAGCTGCAGGTTGAGCCGGACGACGCGTTCGGCGAATACGATTCGAACCTGGTCAAGATAGAGCCGCGCAACCGCCTGCCGACGCCGCTGGAAGTCGGCATGCAGTTCGAGGGCACGCCGGACAACGAGGATGAAGAAGAACAGGCATTGATTTTCACGGTGACCGATATCGCCGATGACAAGGTTGTGCTGGACGGTAATCATCCGCTGGCCGGGATTGCCCTGCGTTTCGACCTGAGCGTGACGGAAGTGCGCGCTGCCTCGGAAGAAGAAATCGCCCATCAGCATGTGCATGGCGCCCATGGCCACGACCATGACGATCATGACGACGATGGCGCTGACGATCATTTTCGCAGCCATCCTATCCACTAA